In Drosophila simulans strain w501 chromosome 3R, Prin_Dsim_3.1, whole genome shotgun sequence, a single window of DNA contains:
- the LOC6729132 gene encoding ribosome-releasing factor 2, mitochondrial isoform X3, with protein sequence MRLISARGQAEVVSKLYEPLADEYREVGAVQSGDVVICAGLKSTVTGDLLTSSQSALKNAQKRYKQSLGDTASKAEEDDELDESAELFAIDPQIPDAVYFCSIEPPNVSSQTAMEQALKQLQREDPSLRVSYDSVTGQTVLGGMGELHMDIIKSRILSEYKIDVDLGPLQIAYKETIEAPALTTLSVEKEIAGSKQSVSVTLEVVKNQAELFSLDKSPENLPNLNTLRPRILQVLRKGSISALERGPRVGGQVVETQIRLHNATIGRGTADSFVMATAAQCVQKLLSTSGTRLLEPIMALQIVAPSERISGIIADLSRRRAHINDVLPKGERNKIILVNAPLAELSGYSSALRTISSGTASMTMQPCGFSSMNSVDESLAERRAQGLE encoded by the exons CATTGGCCGACGAATATCGAGAGGTCGGCGCTGTGCAATCAGGAGATGTGGTAATATGTGCAGGTCTGAAG TCCACGGTAACAGGAGATCTGCTGACCTCCAGTCAGTCTGCGCTGAAGAATGCACAAAAGCGCTATAAGCAAAGCCTGGGCGATACTGCGTCCAAAGCCGAGGAAGATGACGAATTGGATGAGTCAGCCGAGCTGTTTGCTATTGACCCGCAAATACCAGATGCTGTGTACTTCTGTTCGATCGAGCCTCCCAATGTATCCTCGCAAACGGCCATGGAGCAGGCACTtaagcagctgcagcgggaGGATCCTAGTCTGCGTGTGAGCTACGATTCAGTTACTGGACAGACAGTACTCGGTGGCATGGGCGAGTTGCACATGGACATCATCAAATCGCGCATCCTGAGCGAGTACAAAATCGACGTTGACCTCGGTCCTCTACAAATTGCGTACAAGGAAACAATTGAAGCACCTGCGTTGACCACGCTAAGTGTGGAAAAGGAAATAGCCGGGAGCAAGCAGAGTGTCAGTGTAACACTGGAGGTGGTCAAGAATCAAGCCGAGTTGTTCAG TTTAGATAAGTCACCAGAGAATCTGCCAAATCTCAACACATTGCGTCCGCGAATTCTTCAAGTTCTGCGGAAGGGCTCCATCAGCGCCCTGGAGCGAGGACCTCGCGTTGGTGGCCAGGTTGTGGAGACTCAGATTCGTCTGCATAACGCAACTATTGGACGCGGCACTGCTGATTCTTTTGTCATGGCCACTGCAGCTCAGTGTGTGCAAAAG CTACTAAGCACGAGTGGCACCCGGCTGTTGGAACCCATTATGGCCCTTCAAATTGTGGCGCCTAGCGAACGTATTTCCGGAATTATAGCTGATCTTTCACGACGACGAGCACATATTAACGATGTCCTACCCAAAGGGGAAAGAAATAAG ATAATTCTGGTGAATGCTCCTCTGGCAGAGCTCTCCGGCTACTCGAGTGCCCTACGCACGATAAGTTCCGGCACAGCCAGCATGACGATGCAACCGTGTGGCTTCTCTTCCATGAATTCCGTGGACGAATCGCTGGCGGAGCGCAGAGCACAGGGCCTTGAATAA
- the LOC27208503 gene encoding uncharacterized protein LOC27208503, translated as MAFSTQKEFFHVPFNDETYEFECVDACVKLKKYPSTVDDRSWSANEERKSQFVADLVACNSPIKKDRGVEPTARSAPLSPEDEYGSNLVVGDSLINAADDTIGRMQDLMIKNNILQKKLADSDDKLRTANQETAEIKRIMDQRYDPEKSKALKKKIKQLADDNKITPQDEKELNGLQAAIDDMNKAHDILEAENANLKRLLEKQSKRCKMDSIKIDPEKSNDIPYLQKKIDDLGKEVALLREFEDEVMKRCAKKCGSEGGGGGGGGGGNAGRAARGPPGKGSFSPDKDAENIKKILADRDALRKKCKELEELGCKVNQLEEKANEAECLTCNLEENLRKQCRCMEQMQCEMHDMQNYYENEVDKARGNEEILKCRCNQMKQELVAAKCAVQRAQCQQMEIEVLRNELRKRDTALNAYDCQFQQIMMKAKMFKAAGYRFLDDLPPDCSESCVDGPGEEEEGN; from the exons ATGGCGTTCTCCACACAAAAAGAGTTCTTTCACGTGCCTTTCAACGATGAGACATACGAATTTGAGTGTGTCGATGCGTGTGTTAAACTGAAGAAGTATCCATCCACAGTCGACGACAGATCATGGTCAGCAAACGAGGAAAGGAAGTCGCAGTTCGTGGCCGACCTGGTGGCCTGCAACTCACCGATAAAGAAGGACCGTGGTGTCGAGCCTACCGCTAGATCTGCTCCATTGAGTCCGGAGGATGAGTACGGCAGTAATTTGGTGGTGGGCGACAGTTTAATAAATGCCGCGGACGACACAATTGGTCGCATGCAGGATCTGATGATCAAGAATAATATTCTGCAGAAGAAACTGGCCGATTCTGATGATAAATTGAGGACAGCCAATCAGGAGACCGCCGAGATCAAGCGGATTATGGACCAGCGCTATGACCCCGAGAAGAGCAAGGCtctgaaaaagaaaatcaagCAACTGGCCGATGACAACAAGATAACGCCGCAGGACGAGAAGGAACTGAACGGTCTGCAGGCGGCCATTGACGACATGAACAAGGCACACGACATCCTGGAGGCTGAAAATGCCAATCTAAAGCGGCTGCTCGAAAAACAATCGAAGCGCTGCAAGATGGATAGCATTAAAATCGATCCGGAAAAGAGCAACGACATACCCTACCTGCAGAAGAAGATCGACGACTTGGGTAAGGAGGTGGCGCTACTGCGTGAGTTCGAGGACGAAGTCATGAAGCGCTGTGCCAAAAAGTGCGGTTCTgaaggtggtggtggtggtggaggtggaggtggcaATGCTGGTCGTGCCGCTAGGGGTCCTCCTGGAAAGGGCAGTTTCTCGCCGGACAAGGATGCCGAGAACATCAAAAAGATTCTAGCCGATCGTGATGCCCTGCGCAAGAAGTGTAAGGAACTGGAGGAGCTCGGCTGCAAAGTCAACCAACTAGAGGAGAAGGCCAATGAGGCGGAGTGTCTGACATGCAACCTGGAGGAAAATCTACGGAAACAGTGCCGATGCATGGAGCAAATGCAGTGTGAGATGCACGATATGCAGAACTACTACGAGAACGAGGTAGACAAGGCTAGGGGCAATGAGGAAATCCTTAAG TGCCGTTGTAATCAGATGAAGCAGGAACTGGTGGCAGCCAAGTGTGCCGTTCAGCGGGCCCAGTGTCAACAAATGGAGATCGAAGTGCTGCGAAACGAGCTGCGAAAGCGGGACACTGCCCTCAACGCATACGACTGCCAGTTCCAGCAGATAATG ATGAAGGCCAAGATGTTCAAGGCCGCGGGCTACCGCTTCCTTGACGACCTGCCTCCCGACTGCAGCGAAAGTTGCGTGGATGGCCCTGGTGAAGAGGAAGAGGGAAATTGA
- the LOC6729133 gene encoding probable 39S ribosomal protein L45, mitochondrial, whose product MEKLASAKSCLKLLQVMPGVQQAALLPGGGLGVLASPLQNLIQMQQVRHRQTKHWRPEFKRLRKFKFVKMDLPNLREKPEDITKEEMRSRMKERGVLPPRPWMERPFHISCTGGIFEAYVPPEGDGKKSIISTSGAKQKFEFLEKKSKSLMAVRKIRSYDENFRSDDFGAEAQDIYIQAHTHMAAKDKYKIREFVSERCYPEMMHNVKDKTIRWKFLQSLEPPRVVHARVTEVITKENQFAQVTVRFHSQQMLAIYDRFGRLMHGSEIITKDVLEYVVFEKHISNEYGKWRLHDKIIPDWLPAKQPAPITYRLIEDAEEPPKELSAGDAEVKQVDSVSEQPKEQLQLATPVESHTKPSLSI is encoded by the exons atGGAGAAGCTAGCGTCGGCCAAATCGTGTCTTAAACTGTTGCAG GTTATGCCCGGCGTGCAGCAGGCGGCACTTCTTCCTGGTGGTGGACTGGGCGTACTCGCTTCTCCACTCCAGAATCTGATCCAGATGCAGCAGGTACGCCACCGACAGACCAAGCACTGGAGGCCCGAGTTCAAGCGCCTGCGTAAGTTTAAGTTCGTGAAGATGGATCTGCCCAATCTGCGCGAGAAACCGGAGGACATCACCAAGGAGGAGATGCGCAGCCGGATGAAGGAGCGAGGTGTCTTGCCGCCACGTCCCTGGATGGAGCGTCCTTTCCACATAAGCTGCACGGGCGGCATCTTTGAGGCTTATGTCCCTCCCGAAGGCGACGGCAAGAAGTCTATTATTTCAACATCGGGTGCCAAGCAGAAGTTCGAGTTTCTGGAGAAGAAGTCCAAGAGCCTGATGGCCGTGCGCAAGATTCGTTCCTACGACGAAAATTTTAGATCTGATGATTTCGGCGCCGAGGCCCaggatatatacatacagGCGCACACTCACATGGCCGCCAAGGACAAGTACAAGATTCGCGAGTTCGTCAGCGAACGCTGTTATCCGGAGATGATGCACAACGTCAAGGACAAGACCATTCGTTGGAAGTTCCTGCAGTCGCTAGAGCCACCGCGCGTTGTCCATGCCCGCGTGACGGAGGTGATCACCAAGGAGAACCAGTTCGCTCAAGTCACCGTGCGCTTCCACAGCCAACAGATGTTAGCCATCTACGACCGCTTCGGTCGCCTGATGCACGGCAGCGAGATCATCACCAAGGACGTGCTGGAATATGTGGTGTTTGAGAAGCACATTTCGAACGAGTATGGCAAATGGCGGCTGCACGACAAGATCATCCCCGACTGGTTGCCGGCCAAGCAGCCCGCCCCCATCACTTATCGTCTCATCGAGGATGCAGAGGAGCCACCCAAGGAACTGAGTGCCGGGGATGCCGAGGTCAAACAGGTGGACTCAGTCAGCGAACAACCCAaggagcaactgcaactggccACCCCGGTGGAGAGCCATACCAAGCCGTCCTTGTCCATTTGA